AGGAGGCATGTTGAGGCTGGGATTGAGCGCTGTTTGGAGGATGGGTTTGCGCGGGTGGACAAGAACGACTATCTGAACGGAGTcatggtgaaggagaagctggggaaGGTGGAATCAGTGGTGAATAGCTTGCGCGAGACGATGTAGCTCATCAGTCAATCGTTTCCATATAATGTTCCTGTTGTATAGGAGTATCAACGCTATACTATACGTACTTCACAACAGCCGGCAAAACTGCTATTCTGGGAAGATCCAAGCTGTAATAAGCACTCCACTAATCTTGATCAGTACATCACATGGAATAATTCTTATGGCATGAAAGATCCACAGGCGCAGTCGAACGGGGTGGGGCGTCCGACTCGGCCTGGAGCTTCACTGCAGTGACGTTGCACAGCGGAGAGGGGCAGAGCTGTTCTGGTGCGCGGGGAATGCCATCAGCTGGCTTtttcttgttgatttcgAATGGTATAAGTAATGGCGAGCTGGAAATATCCATATCGCAGgacttcatcctcgaccCGAACCCGTCCCATATCAACGTATAGTCCTGGCAATGACTGTAAGGCGCGTACTGGGCTCTCAAATAATTGGATATTAACGGAATTGTCAGGAAACAAACCCCTCCTTCGTCCTGCGCGCCGTCAAGGATGTCGCATTCGAAGATAGAGCCGTCCCTCCGCTCAAAGACCCCTGGGATGTGCGCGTCCAAATCGCCCAGACCGGAATCTGCGGCAGCGATGTACATTACTGGCAGCGAGGCCGTATTGGcgacttcatcctcgagTCGCCCATCGTGCTTGGACACGAGAGCTCCGGTGTTATCACAGAGGTTGGATCGGCCGTGAAGAACCTCAAGGTCGGGCAGAAGGTTGCTGTTGAGCCAGGGGTTCCCTGTAGACAGTATGtatctcttcatcctcccgTCACTCCTAAAGTGAGTTTAGATGGCTGATAATTGTCTTTTTAGCTGCGACTACTGCCGCAGTGGCTCCTACAACCTGTGCCCAGATACCGTCTTTGCAGCGACGCCACCGCACGATGGAACCCTATCCAAGTATTACATTACACAAGCCGACTTCTGCTATCCCATCCCCTACCACATGGACCTTGAAGAAGGCGCAATGGTCGAGCCTGTTGCTGTCGCTGCACAAATCACAAAGGTCGGCAATGTCCGCCCGAACCAGACAGTCGTTGTTTTTGGGTGCGGACCCATCGGCCTACTCTGCCAGGCCGTGAGCAAGGCATACGCTGCAAAGAAGGTCATCGGCATTGATATCAGCCAGTCACGGCTGGACTTTGCGCAGTCGTTTGGTGCGGACGGCGTGTTCTTGCCGCCGGCCAGACCGGAGGGAGTGGAGGAGACGGAGTGGAGCGAGAAGGTTGCCAAGTTGATTAAAGACAAGTTCAACCTGGGCGAGGGCCCGGATGTTGTGCTTGAGGCGACGGGGGCCCAGAGCTGTATCCAGACTGGGGTGCATTTGACGAAGAAGGGGGGGACGTATGTGCAGGCGGGCATGGGCAAGGAGGTAACTACATCTCCTTATATCACTATCATAGCGGAATGCTAACTATACAGAATGTTGTCTTTCCTATCACAACGGCCTGCATCAGAGACCTGACCATCCGCGGGTCAATCCGGTATTCGACAGGGTGCTATCCGGTGGCAGTAGACCTCATTGCCAGCGGCAAGATCGATGTCAAGAAGCTGATCACGAACCGGTTTACGTTCGAGCAGGCAGAAGACGCCTTTGAGCTGGTCCGGCAGGGCAAGGAGAGCGTCATCAAGGTTGTCATCCACGGGTATCAGGACAAGCAGTGATCTATTATTGTGAATAGACTTCAGTTGCACAATAGGATTACGTTAATCATATCAATCAACCCTAGCTGGCAGGACTTCGCCAATACActccccaaatccaaccccagaCGACTCGTCACCGAGTACAGCGCTCATCCTTACTATATCCCCGTCAAGCAAATATACCCTCTCGTTCCCATCAGCGAGCTTGACCTTCTCCCTGCCCCCTTTCGT
This sequence is a window from Aspergillus puulaauensis MK2 DNA, chromosome 6, nearly complete sequence. Protein-coding genes within it:
- a CDS encoding NAD(P)-dependent alcohol dehydrogenase (COG:Q;~EggNog:ENOG410PFUH;~InterPro:IPR013154,IPR013149,IPR002328,IPR036291, IPR011032,IPR020843;~PFAM:PF00107,PF08240;~go_function: GO:0008270 - zinc ion binding [Evidence IEA];~go_function: GO:0016491 - oxidoreductase activity [Evidence IEA];~go_process: GO:0055114 - oxidation-reduction process [Evidence IEA]); its protein translation is MTETNPSFVLRAVKDVAFEDRAVPPLKDPWDVRVQIAQTGICGSDVHYWQRGRIGDFILESPIVLGHESSGVITEVGSAVKNLKVGQKVAVEPGVPCRHCDYCRSGSYNLCPDTVFAATPPHDGTLSKYYITQADFCYPIPYHMDLEEGAMVEPVAVAAQITKVGNVRPNQTVVVFGCGPIGLLCQAVSKAYAAKKVIGIDISQSRLDFAQSFGADGVFLPPARPEGVEETEWSEKVAKLIKDKFNLGEGPDVVLEATGAQSCIQTGVHLTKKGGTYVQAGMGKENVVFPITTACIRDLTIRGSIRYSTGCYPVAVDLIASGKIDVKKLITNRFTFEQAEDAFELVRQGKESVIKVVIHGYQDKQ